The following DNA comes from Musa acuminata AAA Group cultivar baxijiao chromosome BXJ1-4, Cavendish_Baxijiao_AAA, whole genome shotgun sequence.
TTACTTTCCCAACACGGTTCAACCCAACAGTGGCAGAGGGGTGCTGAACCCCCACGGCACGCCTCTATTTGCTTGCAAGTATGGAAAACCAAGTAGACGACGATGAAGATGGAAGAACAGAGCGGGGTGGTTTGGCTTTTACCGCATCAAAGACTCCTACTGTACGGGATGTGGTAAAACCTCAGCATCAGGATCAGGATCAGGATCAGGATCAGGATCGTGGGCGtggcaaagtaaaaaaaaaaagaattggagCAGCCTCAGCCTCCCTGAACCTACATACAACAAGACAAAAGCTGATACCGTCAATGGTCATAgagagcggaggaggaggagatgcaaGACACCGAAGTGGGTGGCCCAGAAGCCAGCTTCAGGGCGGCTCGCACCTTCCTCAAACCATCCTTTTCTGCCATTTAAAACAGGGGAGGGAGGAGCAGTGTCATACCATCTGATCTCTGATTCCACAGCAATATCTCATTTGTTAATGACCTCTCCAACCATAACAGTTCCATCACCAGATTCACAGCCCTACCAAACTCCTCCTCACGATATATATCGCCCGGGCCAGAGGAGAAGGTGATCGGATCTCTCTCTGCACCCACCCGGAGCATCATCCAGAGGTGCTATCCATCCTGTCTGGCTCGTACAACTCGAGCAGAGCAGCGGAGAACAGGAGGAGAAAGACTTGGATCTGCGAAGCTCAAGTCCCACCGTACAACAGGAGACCAGGAAGAGGggggagaggaagaggaaacCCAGCTCAGAGGCCTTGCCATACTCTTCTTGGATCAACATGGGGTTCCCGGTGGGCTACTCGGAGCTGCTGCTGCCGAGATTTCTCCTCCACATAGCCTTAATCCTCGGCTACGTGCGGCGATTCATCTTCCGGGCCTTCGACGCCGTGGGCCTCGGCGACCTCCTCGACGCCGACGCCCCTTGGCCTGAGAACACCGGCCACCGCAATCTCGACcacgaccaccaccaccacggcAACCTCCAGCAGCCACGATTTCGGTCGGTGTCGGCGATGCTGATCCAGGAGGCGCTTCCGGTGGTGAGGTACGAGGAGCTGGCGGCGGCGGGGCAGCACGTGGGGGGCAGCTGCGTGGTCTGCCTCTATGACTTCGAGGCGTCGGAGGAGGTCCGGAGGCTGAGCAACTGCCGGCACGTGTTCCACCGCGGCTGCCTCGACCGGTGGCTGGAGCACGACCAGCGGACGTGCCCGCTCTGCCGCACGCCGCTCGTCCCGGAGGAGATGCAGGTCGCGATCGACGATCAAATGTGGGCAGCCGCCGCCGTCCCTGACTCGTACTACGAcgacttcttcttctctttcccgttTGCATCGGCCTCGCCGCCGAGCCCGACTCTGCTACTCGCCCACCAGCTCTTCTCTTCCTCGTAGGTGGAGAAGAGACTTGGATCGGCCAATTGTACATAGACTAAGTAGTACACCACTGGAAGGTGAACGGCAGAAACAGAGcatcaaaaaaaagaaagaaagagttaGAAGTTTCCcgaggaaagaaaaggaaaaaataagtaaaaataacaaagaaaaaaaagaaagaaagaaaaagtatcGGAGCCACTGCTTCTTCCCCCTGTGTAGTTTGGTAAGTGAATATAATTCGTATTGCAGAGTTGAAGAGTCGACTGCAAAcctttctcttcttccctttcggTTGTGAATTTTGAGGGTTAAGCATCGGTATATGATAGAAAGATCGACGGAGACGAGCTCAAGCTTACCGGATAATGAGTGCGGCAATACCAGCTTGAAGAAGAAGATGGTCGTCGATGCATCATCCCCCTTCGCAGAGAAGAGAGCTAAAATATGTTTAGCTAGTTTCATGTAAAAATCCTTGTTCTTGTTAAGTTGGGTGCAAATTCTAACCACTCTCAAATCAACTGCTGGGTAATAAATATTTCTGTTCTTGCCGGTATAACTAACCTTCACGATTCTTGTCTTCAGAATCACACCAACACCAGCTTGTAGAAATCGTTGATGATGGGATCGAAATCTGTAAGTAATTATTTGGATTCCTGAATCATAGTAATTCTTTTCCCCCTCTGCCAGGTGAGGCGGAAAAGAGTGATGACAACTTTCTTGAAGTGGAGCAGCCCCAGGTGATTGAGAGCCAAGATTCCCGGAGGAGTCATGAAACTTTAATGGGCATGGTTGCTATTTACTTTGCCACAGCCTCCCTGACATTTATTATAAAGGCTTTACTGCGACCAGATTCCAAACAACCTACACCGGCCAGAAGCATCATATCAACTTATCCATCTGTAATATCTTCTCTCGCCCGATCCTTTGCAATCGCATCTTAAGCTCCATCTCGATGCTCATACGCAGAGAGATGCCAAAAGGACTTGAAATGTGGAAGGAAGAAGGTGTTCTACCACCAGCAGAAGAATACCCCCATTTTTGTTAGTGTGAAGCCACAGGCTTCATCTTTGGAAATCTTACCTCTTTCCGGTGCCCCAGGAGTACAGTGATAACCTACATGCAACTAGAAACAATTATAATCAGAAAAAGTAGAACCACTTccaacattttattgcataaacTTCAAGAATAAAAGCATACGGCCAAACACAAACATGACTCTTAAGGGAACACTACACGAGGAACAATGGCAAATATTTATCCAATATTATTAATCATGTCGCACTGGAAAAGAAAAAtctagaaaaagaaaggaaaaacaaagacaaaTTATATCTCAGATTACGACAGCATGAAATGCTGACGAAAGGAAACACATAACACATACTCAAGAAGAAACAGAGCACAAGTCCAACACAACAAATTACGTACTTGCACAATTTATCATAATTTTCAAAATCTTGACTTGACTATGAAGGATAGACTTAGGAATTTACTAGAAAAAAAATGTAATAATTCAAACGTATAATACCTCAATGCTTCAATGTGATATTTGAACTAATACAGATAAGAAAATAAAGCATGATCGTACAATCACGAAATTTACTAGCATTATGCTTGGGTTTAGCAGTCATGTAATATCTTGGAAGTGATTAGTCCTGGCCTACACTCATTATGTCAGTGATGCAAAACAATCACATGCTATAAAACCTTTTTCCCTTGTAATATCTTGAAAAAGAAGAAAGGAGCAGTAGAACCTCAGATCATGACCAAGGCAATGCCAGATTTCTGATAAACAGAGCAGGCTCAGACGATCTGTGATTGATTATGTTCGAAATGCACTTCAAGCATAACTGGTTGCATCACTGTGAGCCGGTCATTCATGATGCCTGGCAGCGGGGCGACTGGGAGAATCAAACCATTGATCATCTCTGAACATCCGTTGGTTATGCCACAGAGATTCACTGCCTTCCAGATAATTTAGGAGCAACAGTACTACCTTCAGCTTTTGCATCTAGACCATCATGATCACTAGACCTGGAGATACTAGAGCAAATACAATAAATATACATGGATATGAAGATAGTAAGATTATTATTTCCAATTACTGAATAGAAAAATCTGAAATTTGACCTATTTTTTCAAATATcatgactgaatatcatgatcatTACCTGCTTAATGTGAGATTAGAATATTTTGGCCTCTTGACTCGAGCTGATAAATCTCCCTTAGATGACCAAGCCAGATCTTATCATGGTTTCATCAGCACAATACACATCTAAAGAATCAGCATCGTTCTCTTGTTTAACACTGCCAATCCCATGATCCAACAAGCTATCTCCTACAGCCTTCAAGCAACCGATCCCATCCCGATGATTTGATTCTGACACTTGCTAAAGGTTTGTTATCATCTTCATCATTAAACCAAATGTTTCTCATCGCATTATTTCTACCGGCACCACATATGCTTCATTTACACTTCTTTGTTGCCATTTAATGCCAAATAATTTGCATGATCCAGTATACCTACATCTCCAGAGGCTCTCTGTCCTTGTCCTTGTCCTTTATTTGGACTGTCTGATTCGGATAAGTACTTTGATGGGGATTGAGAAACAAAAACCTGCCTAGCCTTCCGAGCATTTGCCACATCAGCAACCAACAATTTCCTCTTTTTGCATACCATTTTCTTAATGGAAAAGGCAGCAAAAGCATGTAAACCAGAAACCGCTTCAAAGACATCATTTTCAAAGATATCATTTTCTTGGCTGCTAGACCCATATCTGCATTTTCAAATTCCTCCTTGTTAACTCCATCTTCTCCCACCAACATATAATACATACTGTAAATCTACCAACCTGATGCATCATCTCTAGTTTTGTGGGTTGGCCAGTAccaacttgtggtgcatctgcATCATGGTTGTGATGGAAGCTTGCACAACTATCCATGTAGATTTTGCTAGTTGCCGAGTGTCCATGTCACCATCTATCAAAATGGCACCGGTTTTTGCCACAGCCATGAGAAATGGAGTAGAAATAGGGGTTCTGGAACCAACATAATTGTTGTTATCAACTTTCAACTGCAGAATTACAGGTACATCTATCAGGTTTTTCTGATACCTCATTAGCAATGACTGTGCCAGCCACATTTGCAAGCTATCACCAAACTTTGAAGGACGTGCTGCATTCTCTTAAGTGAAACTGACAAATTTCGAGGTCTTCCAGCTTCTCATTGGGATTGTTATTTCCAACTACAAGATCAGTGGCCACTGGCACAGAGATCAGATTATTTCATGCATCCGTATCAGCATCAAGGTCCTAGTGACGCCGAGTAAGATGAAGGCCTTTTTTTCATCAGAAACATTTTGCTGATATCAGTAAGTGGAGTTTTTTTTTCCATTCTGGGATCCACCAAATGTAATTTCATCTTCAGCATGCATAAATGAAGAAGTTTCCATTGGGACCTTACAATTTCCGTAAGGACATTTGTTTATAAGAAATTTTATCCATATCCACGTCCCCTTTAATCATAGTGGCACCCACCATTTCACTATTTCAGGCAACAGTGGCAAATATCAAAATAccagagaaatctgcagcaaatcTTTTGTCATGAAGTTTATCATATGATAAATGCTCCTGGTATGAAGCAGGCTGGCTGTGTCTGATAGATGATCAGAATCATCTGAATAAGATAGTGGAGATGATGGAGAATGAGCGAGTAGAAATCTCCTTTTCTTTATGGGAGTAACTTTAAGTGAGCCACTTAGATGTCCTCCAAGAATGCTTACACCACCCCTGTAGTCAGAACAGACATCTGTTGAAAATCCTATACAAAGAGTTCCAGTAGAAAGAGGTAATCCAGAAGAGTACTAAAGTCTACAGAGGCAAAGCAGCTCAGAATAAGACAAAGGAATGTCTCCTGTTCTACTGGGGGCCCTTATCCATGCTATTCTCACTCCTTTGAGAAATTTGATGATGCACTTCATTCTTACCCAGCAAATGAAGTTCGAATCATCTTACAGCAACTGCCCCCTCTCGGTGGCTGCTTTCTGATTCAAATTAGAACCTATATCTTCTCAAGTCCAACTTCACTTAGTTTTTTCATTACAACCACAAAATGTGCCACCATGACTCTTGCAAGACTCTGATCCTTGGTGGTTTTCAACTTTGATCTACGGCCTCCAGAAGTACACAGATGGATCTGCAAGGATAACATCATCATTTAGACATGAATCATACTGAGAAGTAACTCCATACTATTCTTATATCAAGCTTATACATGTTGGAGGATTATAGAGAATAACAACCAGAACCATCATCCTGAGAATCTAAACTACATTCAAAAACATTAAATGATTTTTAAAAGAATATAACACCAACTAGCATGCTCAAATTGATAAAACCAACCACTGACTCAGATTCCATATAGTTTTTGAAGCCCAAACACGAATGGATTGAATGATCAACTAGCAGGTTGGGAGCAACTGCAGATGATCTTTGAAAAGCAATAAATACATACATGCTAAAATTGGATCTCAAGGCATTGTGTCATACAAATGGTACAATATTCCTAACAAAAAGGCAAATAATCTATGGCACAAGTGTGACGGACTAAGTTAGTTTTGCCTCTGCACAACGACCGCACACAATCTTTGTGTACAGGACTGAAGTGCCtacaaaagccaaccaaaatggggtTGCTAAGCTTTCTGCAAGCCAACTACATGctggcaaagcatgaataaaactgAAAGACACTGACACATAaacattacattaaacatcttaTGTATAgacttgtccatgacattctcccccacttgttCCTTCGACGTTCTTGTCGAAGCCTTTGCGGACGTTgcatctcctcgcctttgctacatggacattctcccctacttgttccttcgatgtcctcgttgaAGCTTTTCCGAACGTTGCATCTCCTTACTTTTGCTacatcttcaatcttctgcttcaaCTGCAACGCACCTCCCTCGGCTTCCAACTGCTCTTTGccattgttgttgagtagtcaaactttgatccaCCAACACTGCTTCAACTCACTAATGACTTTAACTCCGGTGCGGACTCCGTCAAGTTGTGCTGATCTTCGTTGGATCCTATGGATCCCTCGGATGAAG
Coding sequences within:
- the LOC135652920 gene encoding brassinosteroid-responsive RING protein 1-like, with translation MGFPVGYSELLLPRFLLHIALILGYVRRFIFRAFDAVGLGDLLDADAPWPENTGHRNLDHDHHHHGNLQQPRFRSVSAMLIQEALPVVRYEELAAAGQHVGGSCVVCLYDFEASEEVRRLSNCRHVFHRGCLDRWLEHDQRTCPLCRTPLVPEEMQVAIDDQMWAAAAVPDSYYDDFFFSFPFASASPPSPTLLLAHQLFSSS